In Poecile atricapillus isolate bPoeAtr1 chromosome 9, bPoeAtr1.hap1, whole genome shotgun sequence, the following are encoded in one genomic region:
- the RPN1 gene encoding dolichyl-diphosphooligosaccharide--protein glycosyltransferase subunit 1 has product MAGLLCRLLLFCLAAAGTSANLVLEEVRRSLDLSTHLAKISAELSLANAPGGAAASAFLLALEPGLEPRLAHLGVQVKGEEEEENTLEVKETKVKGKSGKFFSVKLPSPLAPGAKIRVSVEMVFTHVLQPYPTHITQSEKQFVVFEGNHYFYSPYVTKTQTTRVKLASRNVESYTKLGNPSRTEDMIEYGPFKDIPPYSQDTLKVHYENNSPFLTITSMTRVIEVSHWGNIAVEETVDLKHTGAVLKGPFSRYDYQRQPDSGISSVKSFKTILPAAAQDVYYRDEIGNISTSHLLVLDDSVEMEIRPRFPLFGGWKTHYIIGYNLPSYEYLYSLGDQYALKMRFVDHVFDEQVTDSLTVKIVLPEGAKNIHVDSPYEINRASDELHYTYLDTFGRPVIVAHKSNLVEQHIQDIVVHYTFNKILMLQEPLLVVGAFYILFFTVIVYVRLDFSITKDPAAEARMKVACITEQVLTLVNKRLGLYRHFDEAVNKYKQSRDISTLNSGKKSLEMEHKALTNEIASLQSKLKTEGSDLCDKVSEIQKLDGQVKELVLKSSVEAERLVAGKLKKDTYIENEKMHSNKRQDLVSKIDNILDAL; this is encoded by the exons ATGGCGGGACTGCTGTGCCGCCTCCTGCTCTTCTGCCTGGCGGCCGCCGGGACCAGCGCTAATTTAGTGCTGGAAGAGGTGCGGCGCTCGCTGGACCTCAGCACGCACCTGGCCAAGATCTCGGCCGAGCTCAGCCTCGCCAATGCACCGGGTGGCGCGGCCGCCTCTGCCTTCCTGCTGGCGCTGGAGCCCGGGCTGGAGCCCCGCCTGGCCCACCTGGGCGTGCAG GTGaaaggtgaggaagaggaggagaacaCCTTGGAAGTGAAAGAGACTAAAGTTAAGGGCAAAAG TGGGAAATTCTTCTCAGTGAAGCTGCCATCTCCTTTGGCCCCAGGAGCCAAGATCCGTGTCTCTGTTGAAATGGTTTTCACGCACGTCTTGCAGCCCTATCCCACCCACATCACCCAAAGCGAAAAGCAGTTTGTGGTCTTTGAAGGAAATCACTATTTTTACTCACCGTATGTCACCAAGACCCAAACAACCCGTGTCAAACTGGCCTCCAGGAATGTGGAGAGTTACACCAAGCTGGGAAATCCTTCTCGCACTGAGGACATGATTGAATATGGCCCCTTCAAGGACATCCCTCCATACAGCCAG GACACTCTGAAGGTGCACTATGAAAATAACAGTCCATTCCTGACCATCACCAGCATGACACGAGTCATTGAGGTGTCTCACTGGGGTAACATTGCGGTTGAAGAGACGGTTGATTTAAAGCACACAGGAGCAGTGCTGAAAGGGCCTTTCTCCAGATACGACTACCAGAGACAGCCAGACAGTGGGATCTCTTCTGTCAAGTCTTTTAAG ACCattctcccagctgctgctcaggatgTCTATTACAGAGATGAAATTGGGAACATCTCCACCAGCCACCTTCTTGTCCTGGATGACTCTGTGGAGATGGAGATCCGTCCCCGATTCCCACTTTTTGGGGGATGGAAAACCCATTACATCATTGGCTATAACCTGCCAAGCTACGAATACCTCTACAGTCTTG GTGATCAGTATGCCCTGAAGATGAGGTTTGTTGACCACGTGTTTGATGAGCAAGTTACAGACTCTCTGACTGTCAAGATTGTCCTGCCAGAAGGAGCCAA GAATATCCATGTGGACAGTCCCTATGAAATCAATCGTGCCTCAGATGAGCTTCACTACACGTATCTGGACACTTTTGGACGTCCCGTTATTGTGGCACACAAGAGCAACCTGGTGGAGCAGCACATCCAGGACATCGTG GTTCATTACACTTTCAACAAAATCCTGATGCTGCAAGAGCCTCTCTTGGTGGTTGGAGCCTTTTACATCTTGTTCTTCACTGTGATCGTCTATGTCAGGCTGGATTTCTCCATCACCAAG GATCCAGCTGCTGAAGCCAGGATGAAGGTTGCCTGCATCACAGAGCAGGTGCTTACTCTGGTGAACAAGAGGCTTGGGCTGTACCGTCACTTCGATGAAGCAGTGAATAAATACAAGCAGTCACGGGACATCTCCACCCTGAACAGTGGCAAAAAGTCTTTGGAGATGGAGCACAAGGCCCTGACAAATGAAATAGCTTCTCTGCAGTCTAAACTAAAGACAGAAGGCTCTGACTTATGTGATAAA GTAAGTGAGATTCAGAAGCTGGATGGCCAAGTAAAGGAGCTGGTTCTGAAGTCGTCAGTAGAGGCGGAGCGGCTGGTGGCAGGCAAGCTCAAGAAGGACACGTACATCGAGAACGAGAAGATGCATTCCAACAAGCGTCAGGACCTGGTCTCCAAAATTGACAACATCCTTGATGCGCTGTAA